In Gossypium raimondii isolate GPD5lz chromosome 12, ASM2569854v1, whole genome shotgun sequence, a single window of DNA contains:
- the LOC105764489 gene encoding uncharacterized protein LOC105764489 isoform X1 translates to MDEGETWGGFNDWEQVKVPTHSSSIHHQSTPPAEPDIVHRGLEMSSGDEAEVNSSVASNNGDEPNSGPLKKANEFGRILSNGVVKVAARLGYYLRILPFGATTGILAALLVPFVYAKMRKWRARVKEEKKDPLILLIQEKDQMINKLLIQIAHMKELISTRRRVPVLRNISRPGPRSGQLT, encoded by the exons ATGGATGAAGGCGAAACATGGGGTGGCTTCAACGACTGGGAGCAAGTCAAAGTCCCAACACATTCAAGCTCAATCCATCATCAGTCCACACCACCAGCTGAACCAGACATTGTTCATCGAGGACTCGAAATGTCATCGGGTGATGAAGCAGAGGTTAATTCATCAGTCGCCTCTAACAATGGGGATGAACCTAATTCAGGGCCTTTGAAGAAAGCCAACGAGTTTGGTCGAATCCTGAGTAATGGGGTAGTAAAAGTTGCTGCTAGACTTGGATATTATTTGCGGATTTTGCCTTTTGGGGCAACTACTGGTATTTTAGCCGCTTTGTTGGTGCCATTTGTGTATGCTAAAATGAGGAAATGGCGTGCAAGAGTCAAGGAAGAGAAGAAGGATCCCTTGATTCTTTTGATTCAAGAGAAAGACCAG ATGATCAACAAGCTGCTTATTCAAATTGCTCATATGAAAGAGCTGATATCTACACGACGCAGGGTTCCAGTGCTTCGA AATATATCACGACCCGGCCCGCGATCCGGTCAGTTGACTTGA
- the LOC105764486 gene encoding ethylene-responsive transcription factor ERN1 — protein sequence MGKRKVMATDVNDEEKGNNNVDEKAAMDANVAAVAAALSGGRRARKRFVGVRQRPSGRWVAEIKDTIQKIRVWLGTYDTAEEAARAYDEAAYLLRGANTRTNFWPFSPSSISKPALPSKIANLLLLRLKARNDAASASSNMPPNFPLNQLDTICFDDFFNVPEDCSTSSSDCMLESFGSTCADPKSLHLEDNNNVDGNPDYVGSKQDIDIMDFQFLDSFGSSCDYRSPFEIAEEMVEPMEKQQEDINGDDLDPCMLRETMKRMKYERKFSASLYAFNGIPECLRLKQRESENNHNIQQQCQPSNLRNSNSCENEMRLEFKEEDDQGIGSSSACEMWSLPDLPSITFIN from the coding sequence ATGGGGAAGAGAAAAGTGATGGCCACTGATGTTAATGATGAAGAGAAAGGAAACAACAATGTGGATGAAAAGGCGGCGATGGATGCTAATGTTGCTGCGGTTGCGGCGGCATTGAGTGGAGGCCGTCGTGCGAGAAAACGATTCGTGGGAGTGAGGCAAAGGCCGTCGGGGAGATGGGTGGCGGAGATTAAAGATACGATTCAAAAGATTAGGGTATGGTTGGGAACTTACGATACTGCTGAAGAAGCAGCCAGAGCTTACGATGAAGCTGCTTATTTGCTTCGTGGAGCCAATACTCGAACCAATTTCTGGCCTTTTTCACCATCTTCCATTTCCAAACCAGCCCTGCCTTCTAAAATCGCCAATCTTCTCTTGCTCAGGCTCAAAGCTAGAAATGATGCTGCTTCTGCATCTTCCAATATGCCTCCCAATTTCCCTCTTAACCAACTAGACACCATTTGCTTTGATGATTTCTTCAATGTTCCTGAAGACTGCAGCACCTCCTCTAGTGATTGCATGCTGGAGAGCTTCGGCTCAACTTGTGCTGATCCCAAATCACTTCATTTGGAGGATAATAATAACGTTGATGGGAACCCTGATTACGTGGGTTCGAAACAAGACATCGATATCATGGATTTCCAGTTTTTGGATTCTTTTGGATCGTCGTGTGATTACCGTTCTCCGTTTGAGATTGCGGAAGAAATGGTGGAGCCAATGGAGAAGCAGCAAGAAGACATTAATGGCGACGACCTTGATCCCTGCATGCTTAGAGAGACGATGAAGAGAATGAAATATGAACGGAAGTTCTCGGCATCTCTTTACGCCTTCAATGGGATACCTGAATGCTTGAGGCTTAAACAGCGTGAATCAGAAAATAATCACAACATCCAACAACAATGTCAACCATCTAATCTCAGAAACAGTAACAGTTGTGAAAATGAAATGAGATTGGAATTCaaggaagaagatgatcaaGGAATAGGATCTTCATCAGCTTGTGAAATGTGGAGCTTACCTGATCTTCCTTCTATCACCTTCATCAATTAG
- the LOC105764488 gene encoding vesicle transport v-SNARE 12 has protein sequence MSEVFEGYERQYCELSANLSRKCNSASAITDSEQKKQKFSEINSGIDEADVLIRKMDLEARSLQPGVKASLLAKLREYKADLNKLKKEFKRISSPNAHDELLESGIADIHSVSAEQRDRLSMSVERLNQSSERIKESRRTVLETEELGISILEDLHQQRQTLLHAHNKLYDVDSAIDKSKKVLTTMSRRITKNKWIVISIIVALVLAIILILYYKISHG, from the exons ATGAGTGAGGTTTTCGAAGGTTATGAACGACAGTACTGCGAACTCTCTGCCAATCTTTCCCGAAAATGCAATTCTGCTTCTGCTATTACAGATTCAG AACAGAAGAAACAGAAGTTTTCGGAGATCAATTCTGGGATCGATGAGGCTGATGTCCTG ATTCGGAAAATGGACCTGGAAGCGAGGAGTTTGCAACCAGGGGTTAAGGCTTCACTTCTTGCTAAATTAAGGGAATACAAAGCTGATCTGAACAAATTGAAGAAGGAATTCAAGAGAATTTCTTCACCCAATGCTCATGATGAGTTGTTAGAATCAGGGATTGCTGATATACACTCG GTTTCTGCTGAGCAAAGGGATCGATTGTCAATGTCAGTGGAGAGACTAAATCAGTCAAGTGAGAGAATTAAGGAGAGTAGAAGAACTGTTCTGGAAACAGAAGAGCTCGGTATTTCGATACTTGAAGATTTGCATCAACAGCGACAAACTCTTTTACATGCCCATAACAAG CTTTATGATGTGGATAGCGCCATTGACAAGAGCAAGAAAGTTTTAACAACCATGTCGAGAAGGATTACCAAGAACAAATGGATCGTTATCTCGATAATCGTAGCACTTGTCCTTGCAATCATCTTAATCCTGTATTACAAGATTTCACATGGCTGA
- the LOC105764489 gene encoding uncharacterized protein LOC105764489 isoform X2 yields the protein MDEGETWGGFNDWEQVKVPTHSSSIHHQSTPPAEPDIVHRGLEMSSGDEAEVNSSVASNNGDEPNSGPLKKANEFGRILSNGVVKVAARLGYYLRILPFGATTGILAALLVPFVYAKMRKWRARVKEEKKDPLILLIQEKDQMINKLLIQIAHMKELISTRRRVPVLRV from the exons ATGGATGAAGGCGAAACATGGGGTGGCTTCAACGACTGGGAGCAAGTCAAAGTCCCAACACATTCAAGCTCAATCCATCATCAGTCCACACCACCAGCTGAACCAGACATTGTTCATCGAGGACTCGAAATGTCATCGGGTGATGAAGCAGAGGTTAATTCATCAGTCGCCTCTAACAATGGGGATGAACCTAATTCAGGGCCTTTGAAGAAAGCCAACGAGTTTGGTCGAATCCTGAGTAATGGGGTAGTAAAAGTTGCTGCTAGACTTGGATATTATTTGCGGATTTTGCCTTTTGGGGCAACTACTGGTATTTTAGCCGCTTTGTTGGTGCCATTTGTGTATGCTAAAATGAGGAAATGGCGTGCAAGAGTCAAGGAAGAGAAGAAGGATCCCTTGATTCTTTTGATTCAAGAGAAAGACCAG ATGATCAACAAGCTGCTTATTCAAATTGCTCATATGAAAGAGCTGATATCTACACGACGCAGGGTTCCAGTGCTTCGA gtCTAA
- the LOC105764484 gene encoding uncharacterized protein LOC105764484 isoform X1, with amino-acid sequence MGGCVSVHSEKARSRPHKGRFGRFCKNRGKIATSIPDECMKRMSDAGSHVTDIAVSEYVQKGASTTCNCKRSELSNVAFHLTQLQWNHSQIDANGRCQEEVWFDSVSIMESESDDDAGSVYGDAFSSLGNPIGNISNAQVFQYGNSSCLVDNGSKHERVYESYSSKGRKDGTVDSGEKTQESRKKSTVIMLSVKRKSFDGAAERYLYRPRAGLIIPCSGEKPTVGSWSEISPLLFKLRGKNYFRDKQKFPAPDCSPYVPIGVDLFICPRKVNHIAQHLELPHVKPHENVPALLIVNIQVPTYPASVFLGDANGEGLSLVLYFKVSDTFDKDVSPHFQDSIKKFIEDEMEKVKGFAKESIVPFRERLKIMASLVNPDELQLGSTEKKLIQAYNDKPVLSRPQHNFYKGPNYFEIDLDIHRFSYISRKGLESFLDRMKNGIINLGLTIQAQKPEELPEQALCCLRLNKIDFANHGQIPTIVSVKDD; translated from the exons ATGGGCGGCTGTGTCTCCGTACATAGTGAAAAGGCACGATCAAGGCCGCACAAAGGACGCTTTGGCAGATTCTGCAAGAACCGTGGGAAAATCGCCACTTCCATTCCTGATGAATGCATGAAAAGGATGAGCGATGCTGGGAGTCACGTAACAGATATTGCTGTTAGTGAATATGTTCAGAAGGGTGCTTCAACCACCTGCAATTGTAAGCGCTCGGAGTTGTCTAATGTGGCATTTCATCTAACCCAGCTACAATGGAACCACAGTCAAATTGATGCCAATG GAAGATGCCAAGAGGAAGTATGGTTCGATTCTGTTAGCATTATGGAGTCCGAGTCGGATGATGATGCTGGCAGTGTATATGGAG ATGCATTTTCTTCATTAGGTAATCCGATAGGGAATATTTCAAATGCACAAGTGTTTCAGTACGGAAATTCATCATGCCTTGTTGATAACGGGTCTAAACATGAAAGAGTGTATGAAAGTTACAGCTCTAAGGGCCGCAAAGATGGCACGGTTGATTCGGGGGAGAAAACCCAAGAAAGCCGAAAGAAATCAACAGTTATCATGCTTTCCGTGAAGAGGAAATCTTTTGACG GTGCAGCTGAGAGGTACTTATACCGTCCAAGAGCTGGACTTATAATTCCATGCTCAGGAGAGAAACCGACGGTAGGAAGCTGGTCGGAGATTTCTCCTTTGCTTTTTAAGCTCCGAGGCAAGAATTACTTTCG AGATAAACAGAAGTTCCCTGCTCCTGATTGTAGCCCATATGTACCAATTGGGGTCGATTTATTTATCTGCCCTCGGAAAGTGAATCACATTGCTCAGCATCTCGAACTACCACACGTAAAACCGCATGAAAATGTGCCTGCACTTCTGATTGTTAATATACAG GTTCCGACCTATCCAGCAAGTGTGTTTCTTGGTGATGCCAACGGGGAAGGCTTGAGCCTTGTGTTATATTTTAAGGTCTCGGATACTTTTGACAAAGATGTATCCCCTCACTTCCAGGACAGCATAAAG AAATTTATTGAAGATGAAATGGAAAAGGTTAAAGGGTTTGCGAAAGAGTCCATTGTTCCTTTCAGAGAGAGGCTAAAAATTATGGCCAGTTTAGTTAACCCAGACGAGCTTCAGTTAGGTTCTACTGAAAAGAAGCTTATTCAAGCTTATAACGATAAGCCAGTGCTTTCGCGTCctcaacataatttttataag GGACCAAATTACTTCGAGATCGACCTTGATATACACAGATTTAGCTACATATCTAGGAAAGGACTTGAATCGTTTCTAGACCGCATGAAGAATGGAATCATTAATCTGGGTTTGACTATTCAG GCACAAAAACCAGAGGAATTACCAGAGCAAGCCTTGTGCTGTCTGCGGCTGAATAAGATTGATTTTGCAAATCATGGCCAAATTCCTACCATTGTAAGTGTCAAAGATGATTAA
- the LOC105764485 gene encoding 26S proteasome non-ATPase regulatory subunit 11 homolog: protein MSSSYLPATTDSIAQALEAKTPSEAISILYHVIENPASAPDALRIKEQAITNLSDLLRQENRAEELRSLLTQLRPFFALIPKAKTAKIVRGIIDDVAKIPGTSDLQISLCKEVVQWTRAEKRTFLRQRVEAKLAALLMENKEYSEALNLLSGLIKEVRRLDDKLLLVDIDLLESKLHFSLRNLPKAKASLTAARTAANAIYVPPAQQGNIDLQSGILHAEEKDYKTAYSYFFEAFEAFNALEDPRAVFSLKYMLLCKIMVSQADDVASIISSKAGLQYVGPELDAMKAVADAHAKRSLKLFEIALHDFKAQLEEDPIVHRHLSSLYDTLLEQNLCRLIEPFSRVEIAHIAELIELPVDHLEKKLSQMILDKKFSGTLDQGAGCLVIFDDPKTDAIFPATLETISNIGKVVDSLYVRSAKIMA, encoded by the coding sequence ATGTCTTCGTCCTATCTCCCAGCAACCACCGACTCAATTGCTCAGGCCTTAGAAGCCAAAACACCATCTGAAGCCATCTCGATCCTTTACCATGTAATAGAAAATCCTGCATCTGCTCCTGACGCTCTACGGATTAAAGAGCAGGCCATAACAAATCTATCTGATCTTCTTAGACAAGAGAACCGAGCAGAGGAGCTCAGAAGCCTTCTGACCCAACTGAGGCCCTTTTTTGCACTAATTCCAAAGGCAAAAACTGCTAAAATTGTCCGTGGTATAATTGATGATGTAGCTAAGATACCAGGAACATCAGATCTCCAGATTTCTCTTTGCAAAGAAGTGGTGCAGTGGACTCGTGCTGAGAAGCGAACTTTCCTTCGCCAACGAGTTGAGGCAAAGCTTGCGGCACTTTTGATGGAGAACAAGGAGTACTCTGAGGCACTGAATCTCCTTTCTGGTCTAATCAAGGAGGTCAGAAGGTTGGATGACAAGCTTCTTCTAGTTGACATAGACTTGTTAGAGAGTAAGCTTCATTTCTCTCTTCGAAACCTGCCGAAAGCCAAGGCATCTCTAACAGCTGCAAGGACAGCGGCAAATGCAATTTATGTGCCACCAGCGCAACAAGGTAATATAGATTTGCAAAGCGGAATCCTCCATGCAGAGGAAAAGGATTACAAAACTGCTTATAGCTACTTCTTTGAAGCATTTGAAGCATTCAATGCCCTAGAAGATCCCCGTGCTGTTTTTAGTCTCAAGTATATGTTGTTGTGCAAGATAATGGTGAGCCAGGCCGATGATGTTGCTAGTATAATATCATCCAAGGCAGGGCTACAGTATGTGGGGCCTGAACTTGATGCTATGAAAGCTGTTGCTGACGCCCATGCCAAACGTTCCCTGAAGCTTTTCGAGATTGCTCTTCATGATTTCAAGGCTCAACTAGAGGAAGACCCAATTGTTCACAGGCACCTTTCTTCGCTATATGACACTCTATTGGAGCAGAACCTGTGCCGATTGATTGAGCCTTTCTCAAGGGTTGAGATTGCACATATTGCTGAACTGATTGAGTTGCCTGTAGACCATTTGGAGAAGAAACTTTCTCAGATGATTCTTGACAAGAAGTTTTCAGGGACGCTGGATCAGGGTGCTGGATGCCTCGTCATCTTTGACGATCCCAAGACCGATGCCATTTTCCCTGCAACATTGGAGACCATCTCCAACATTGGCAAGGTTGTAGATAGCCTCTATGTGAGGTCTGCTAAGATAATGGCATAA
- the LOC105764484 gene encoding uncharacterized protein LOC105764484 isoform X2 yields MGGCVSVHSEKARSRPHKGRFGRFCKNRGKIATSIPDECMKRMSDAGSHVTDIAVSEYVQKGASTTCNCKRSELSNVAFHLTQLQWNHSQIDANGRCQEEVWFDSVSIMESESDDDAGSVYGDAFSSLGNPIGNISNAQVFQYGNSSCLVDNGSKHERVYESYSSKGRKDGTVDSGEKTQESRKKSTVIMLSVKRKSFDAERYLYRPRAGLIIPCSGEKPTVGSWSEISPLLFKLRGKNYFRDKQKFPAPDCSPYVPIGVDLFICPRKVNHIAQHLELPHVKPHENVPALLIVNIQVPTYPASVFLGDANGEGLSLVLYFKVSDTFDKDVSPHFQDSIKKFIEDEMEKVKGFAKESIVPFRERLKIMASLVNPDELQLGSTEKKLIQAYNDKPVLSRPQHNFYKGPNYFEIDLDIHRFSYISRKGLESFLDRMKNGIINLGLTIQAQKPEELPEQALCCLRLNKIDFANHGQIPTIVSVKDD; encoded by the exons ATGGGCGGCTGTGTCTCCGTACATAGTGAAAAGGCACGATCAAGGCCGCACAAAGGACGCTTTGGCAGATTCTGCAAGAACCGTGGGAAAATCGCCACTTCCATTCCTGATGAATGCATGAAAAGGATGAGCGATGCTGGGAGTCACGTAACAGATATTGCTGTTAGTGAATATGTTCAGAAGGGTGCTTCAACCACCTGCAATTGTAAGCGCTCGGAGTTGTCTAATGTGGCATTTCATCTAACCCAGCTACAATGGAACCACAGTCAAATTGATGCCAATG GAAGATGCCAAGAGGAAGTATGGTTCGATTCTGTTAGCATTATGGAGTCCGAGTCGGATGATGATGCTGGCAGTGTATATGGAG ATGCATTTTCTTCATTAGGTAATCCGATAGGGAATATTTCAAATGCACAAGTGTTTCAGTACGGAAATTCATCATGCCTTGTTGATAACGGGTCTAAACATGAAAGAGTGTATGAAAGTTACAGCTCTAAGGGCCGCAAAGATGGCACGGTTGATTCGGGGGAGAAAACCCAAGAAAGCCGAAAGAAATCAACAGTTATCATGCTTTCCGTGAAGAGGAAATCTTTTGACG CTGAGAGGTACTTATACCGTCCAAGAGCTGGACTTATAATTCCATGCTCAGGAGAGAAACCGACGGTAGGAAGCTGGTCGGAGATTTCTCCTTTGCTTTTTAAGCTCCGAGGCAAGAATTACTTTCG AGATAAACAGAAGTTCCCTGCTCCTGATTGTAGCCCATATGTACCAATTGGGGTCGATTTATTTATCTGCCCTCGGAAAGTGAATCACATTGCTCAGCATCTCGAACTACCACACGTAAAACCGCATGAAAATGTGCCTGCACTTCTGATTGTTAATATACAG GTTCCGACCTATCCAGCAAGTGTGTTTCTTGGTGATGCCAACGGGGAAGGCTTGAGCCTTGTGTTATATTTTAAGGTCTCGGATACTTTTGACAAAGATGTATCCCCTCACTTCCAGGACAGCATAAAG AAATTTATTGAAGATGAAATGGAAAAGGTTAAAGGGTTTGCGAAAGAGTCCATTGTTCCTTTCAGAGAGAGGCTAAAAATTATGGCCAGTTTAGTTAACCCAGACGAGCTTCAGTTAGGTTCTACTGAAAAGAAGCTTATTCAAGCTTATAACGATAAGCCAGTGCTTTCGCGTCctcaacataatttttataag GGACCAAATTACTTCGAGATCGACCTTGATATACACAGATTTAGCTACATATCTAGGAAAGGACTTGAATCGTTTCTAGACCGCATGAAGAATGGAATCATTAATCTGGGTTTGACTATTCAG GCACAAAAACCAGAGGAATTACCAGAGCAAGCCTTGTGCTGTCTGCGGCTGAATAAGATTGATTTTGCAAATCATGGCCAAATTCCTACCATTGTAAGTGTCAAAGATGATTAA